A genomic window from Nocardioides jiangxiensis includes:
- a CDS encoding arsenate reductase ArsC, which translates to MTRPTVLFVCVHNAGRSQMAAGFLQHLAGDRIDVLSAGSAPKDEINPVAVQAMAEAGIDITHNTPKVLTDEAVEASDVVITMGCGDACRFYPGKRYEDWQLDDPAGQDIEAVRPIRDEIRTRIEALVSDLLETPQA; encoded by the coding sequence ATGACCCGGCCCACCGTCCTCTTCGTCTGCGTGCACAACGCTGGCCGGTCGCAGATGGCCGCCGGCTTCCTGCAGCACCTCGCGGGCGACCGGATCGATGTGCTCTCGGCCGGCTCCGCCCCGAAGGACGAGATCAACCCTGTCGCCGTCCAGGCCATGGCCGAGGCGGGCATCGACATCACCCACAACACGCCGAAGGTGCTGACCGACGAGGCCGTGGAGGCTTCCGACGTCGTCATCACCATGGGCTGCGGCGACGCGTGCAGGTTCTACCCGGGGAAGCGCTACGAGGACTGGCAGCTCGACGACCCTGCCGGGCAGGACATCGAGGCCGTCCGGCCGATCCGCGACGAGATCCGCACCCGGATCGAGGCCCTCGTCAGCGACCTGCTCGAGACGCCCCAGGCCTGA